A portion of the uncultured Draconibacterium sp. genome contains these proteins:
- a CDS encoding DUF4382 domain-containing protein produces the protein MRKIGLVLSTILFGILFIVACSDSESTNFAEGNGKVNVYLTDAPFPIDLVSQTVVTIDRVEIRKQDNDTTEASFITIMEEPFEVDLLTLSNGITEQLASIELEAGTYDMMRMHVTDSKVILTDGTEFDLKIPSGSSSGLKIKIEPALSIESGQTSDVLLDFDVSKSFVAKGNWKGGKLNGFNFKPVVRCVLLDRAGRIEGMVSDTSNVALENSAVKLWMEVNDVDDDSLLTTGFTDEMGYYQLIGIPEGTYYMTAELDSFMTDTIWNVDVLKGESTQIDFELTPEP, from the coding sequence ATGAGAAAAATTGGATTAGTACTATCAACGATTTTATTTGGAATTTTATTTATAGTGGCATGTAGCGACAGCGAATCCACAAATTTTGCAGAGGGAAACGGAAAGGTAAACGTGTATCTTACTGACGCTCCCTTCCCTATCGACCTGGTGTCTCAAACCGTTGTAACAATTGACAGAGTTGAAATCAGAAAACAAGATAACGACACCACCGAGGCTTCATTTATAACCATAATGGAAGAACCATTTGAGGTTGATTTGCTCACCCTTTCAAACGGTATTACTGAGCAACTGGCATCTATTGAACTGGAAGCCGGAACTTACGATATGATGCGAATGCATGTTACCGATTCAAAAGTAATTTTGACCGACGGAACAGAATTCGATCTGAAAATACCAAGCGGATCAAGCAGTGGTTTAAAAATTAAAATAGAGCCTGCATTATCGATTGAAAGTGGCCAAACTTCAGACGTATTGCTCGACTTTGATGTAAGCAAATCGTTTGTAGCCAAAGGAAACTGGAAAGGCGGAAAATTAAACGGATTTAACTTTAAACCGGTTGTTCGTTGCGTATTGCTCGACCGCGCCGGAAGAATTGAGGGAATGGTAAGCGACACCTCAAACGTTGCCCTGGAAAACTCGGCTGTAAAATTATGGATGGAAGTTAACGATGTAGACGACGACAGCTTGTTAACTACCGGTTTTACTGACGAGATGGGATATTATCAATTAATTGGAATACCCGAAGGAACATATTATATGACTGCCGAATTAGACAGTTTTATGACCGATACGATTTGGAATGTGGATGTATTAAAAGGAGAGTCAACCCAGATTGACTTTGAGTTAACCCCTGAACCGTAA
- a CDS encoding TonB-dependent receptor: MKTFFTLSFIFLSALAFAQVTISGKVLTKNGEPIPGVNIYIENTYDGASSDGEGNFSFETAETGEQTLLASFIGYKTWNQVIDLQDDVVLQIEMQESVNSIDAVTITAGSFAADDESRASVMKSLDVYTTPSANGDVMAAIRTMPGTQASADDGRLLVRGGDAYETSTYIDGLVASKPYYSKTPDVATRGRFAPSLFSGVQFNTGGYSAEYGQALSSVWC, encoded by the coding sequence ATGAAAACATTTTTCACATTAAGCTTCATTTTTCTTTCTGCTCTTGCTTTTGCGCAGGTAACCATTTCCGGAAAAGTTTTAACCAAAAACGGCGAGCCCATTCCGGGAGTGAACATTTACATTGAAAACACTTACGACGGAGCTAGTTCGGATGGTGAAGGAAATTTTAGTTTCGAAACAGCAGAAACCGGAGAACAAACACTGCTAGCTTCTTTTATTGGCTATAAAACCTGGAACCAGGTTATTGATCTCCAGGACGATGTGGTACTGCAAATTGAAATGCAGGAAAGTGTAAACAGCATTGATGCGGTTACCATTACTGCCGGAAGTTTTGCTGCCGACGATGAATCGCGGGCATCGGTAATGAAATCGCTGGATGTGTACACTACACCAAGTGCCAACGGCGATGTAATGGCTGCCATTCGTACCATGCCGGGCACACAGGCCTCTGCCGACGATGGACGTTTACTGGTTCGTGGTGGCGATGCCTATGAAACTTCAACCTACATCGATGGGCTGGTTGCTTCAAAACCTTACTATTCTAAAACTCCCGATGTGGCAACACGCGGACGATTTGCGCCTTCGTTATTTAGCGGTGTGCAATTTAATACGGGCGGTTACTCTGCTGAATATGGTCAGGCATTGTCTTCGGTTTGGTGTTGA
- a CDS encoding MFS transporter gives MHNKQVIIPGWLRWVALVAVSLTMFGSYYMYDSVAYVAKDFIEILGFTQTNIGQLYTMYSIAAVIVLFFSGIFIDKYGTRVSMVLFGAICSIAGFVTAISDNLTIILVGRFILGFGSEPLIVALTVALAKWFKGKELGFALGINLLIGRGGSYFVDRSNTWASSVYDMGWQPVLYLAAGIGLLCFVGGVIYYFIERWTQKRYVLGEAEETEKLDFKGLFKYSPSFWYVVILCLTFYSAIFPFRGFAPTFYQDAHGVSEQMAGKLNSVLIMATMFATPVIGLLIDKIGRRALMMFIGSIIILPVYLMFAYGNMSLYIPVTLMGISFSLIPAVMWPSVAYIVEESKLGTAYALMTLLQQIGVAAMAWLIGVTNDISGASVTNPEGYIPGMWVFSILGLVGLLFSFLLRKTEKGPKGHGLEEPSGKKE, from the coding sequence ATGCATAATAAACAAGTTATTATACCAGGATGGCTGCGATGGGTAGCCCTGGTAGCCGTTAGCCTCACAATGTTTGGAAGCTACTACATGTACGACAGCGTAGCATACGTAGCCAAAGATTTCATCGAAATTTTAGGGTTTACCCAAACCAACATTGGCCAACTGTACACCATGTACAGCATTGCCGCGGTTATCGTTCTTTTTTTCAGCGGCATTTTTATCGACAAATACGGCACACGCGTTTCCATGGTATTGTTTGGCGCCATTTGCAGTATCGCAGGTTTTGTAACCGCTATTAGCGACAACTTAACCATAATACTCGTCGGCAGATTCATTTTAGGATTTGGGAGCGAACCATTAATTGTTGCACTTACTGTTGCGCTGGCAAAATGGTTTAAAGGGAAAGAACTTGGTTTTGCGTTGGGAATCAACCTGCTTATTGGCCGCGGCGGATCGTATTTTGTAGACCGCTCGAATACCTGGGCCAGCTCGGTATACGACATGGGATGGCAGCCGGTATTATACCTTGCTGCCGGAATTGGATTACTCTGCTTCGTTGGTGGCGTTATCTATTATTTTATAGAACGCTGGACGCAAAAACGATACGTACTCGGCGAAGCCGAAGAAACCGAAAAACTTGATTTTAAAGGGTTATTTAAATACAGCCCATCATTTTGGTATGTGGTAATTCTTTGTTTAACATTCTATTCGGCCATATTCCCTTTCCGCGGATTTGCACCTACATTTTACCAGGATGCACATGGCGTGTCAGAACAAATGGCCGGCAAGCTCAATAGTGTTTTAATTATGGCAACCATGTTTGCCACTCCCGTCATCGGCCTTCTTATCGACAAAATCGGGCGTCGTGCACTAATGATGTTTATCGGATCGATAATTATACTCCCGGTATATTTAATGTTCGCTTACGGAAACATGTCGTTGTACATCCCCGTAACTTTAATGGGCATTTCTTTTTCGTTGATACCTGCAGTAATGTGGCCATCGGTGGCTTATATTGTTGAAGAAAGTAAATTGGGAACTGCCTACGCATTAATGACTTTGTTGCAACAAATTGGAGTAGCAGCAATGGCATGGTTAATCGGTGTAACCAACGACATTTCGGGAGCATCGGTAACTAATCCTGAAGGATACATTCCCGGAATGTGGGTATTTAGTATACTTGGTTTGGTTGGGCTACTATTTAGTTTCCTCTTGCGCAAGACAGAAAAAGGACCAAAAGGACACGGACTGGAAGAACCAAGCGGAAAGAAAGAATAA
- a CDS encoding sigma-54 dependent transcriptional regulator — translation MEVKNIKIFVVEDDEWYRRLLVHNLSMNPDYEIHAFGTGKECLNNLHELPDVVTLDYRLPDMKGLEVLKQIKAINDDIQVILISEQDDIEVVVDLLKHGAYDYIVKSKDIRERLLNTVNNISKEFKLKDEIRSLRQEVKQKYSYENTIVGNSPATQKIYNLIEKATRTNVTVSISGETGTGKELVAKAIHYNSSRAKQPFVPVNMAAIPNELIESELFGHEKGAFTGAAARRIGKFEEAHSGTLFLDEIAEMDISLQAKLLRALQEKEIIRIGSNKPVKIDCRIIIATNKNLLEEVKKGNFRQDLYYRFYGLPIDLPPLRDRGNDVIVLAKSFIQQFCKENKLEQKQLSPSASKKLLAYPFPGNVRELKSVIELAATLADEKEITADHLILEDAENIAGLLTEELTLREYNLRLVKRMLEKYDNKPKVVADKLDIGVATIYRMLKEDQ, via the coding sequence ATGGAAGTTAAAAACATAAAAATATTTGTTGTTGAAGATGATGAATGGTACCGCCGCCTGCTGGTACATAATCTTTCCATGAATCCGGATTATGAGATACACGCTTTTGGAACCGGAAAAGAATGTTTGAACAATCTTCACGAACTTCCTGATGTTGTTACATTGGATTACCGCCTGCCCGATATGAAAGGACTTGAGGTATTAAAGCAGATAAAAGCAATTAACGACGATATCCAGGTTATTCTCATTTCGGAACAAGACGATATTGAGGTGGTTGTAGACCTGCTAAAACATGGTGCCTACGACTACATTGTAAAATCAAAAGATATTCGCGAGCGCCTGCTGAACACTGTAAATAATATAAGTAAGGAATTCAAACTAAAAGATGAGATCCGTTCGCTGCGCCAGGAAGTTAAACAGAAATACAGTTACGAAAATACGATTGTTGGTAACAGTCCGGCCACACAGAAAATTTACAACCTGATTGAAAAAGCCACCCGCACCAATGTTACCGTTTCTATCAGTGGAGAAACAGGAACAGGAAAAGAGCTGGTTGCCAAAGCCATTCATTACAATTCGTCGCGCGCCAAACAGCCATTTGTGCCGGTAAACATGGCAGCCATTCCAAACGAATTGATCGAGAGTGAACTTTTCGGACACGAGAAAGGTGCTTTTACCGGAGCTGCTGCCCGACGAATAGGAAAATTTGAAGAAGCACACTCGGGCACTTTGTTTTTGGATGAAATTGCAGAGATGGATATTTCGTTACAGGCAAAACTATTGCGGGCTTTACAGGAAAAAGAAATTATACGGATTGGCAGCAACAAACCGGTAAAAATCGACTGCCGCATTATTATTGCAACCAATAAAAACCTGTTGGAAGAAGTCAAAAAAGGCAACTTCCGCCAAGACCTTTATTATCGTTTTTATGGTTTACCAATCGATCTTCCGCCGTTGCGCGACAGAGGAAATGATGTTATAGTATTGGCGAAAAGTTTTATCCAGCAGTTTTGCAAAGAAAACAAACTGGAGCAAAAACAACTGTCGCCTTCTGCCAGTAAAAAATTGCTGGCTTATCCTTTTCCGGGTAATGTACGCGAATTGAAATCGGTTATTGAACTTGCAGCAACACTTGCCGATGAAAAAGAAATTACTGCTGATCATTTAATACTTGAGGATGCTGAAAACATTGCAGGCCTCCTTACTGAAGAACTCACCCTTCGCGAATACAATCTCCGCCTGGTAAAACGTATGCTCGAGAAATACGACAATAAACCAAAAGTGGTTGCCGACAAACTGGATATTGGCGTTGCTACCATTTATAGAATGTTGAAGGAGGATCAATAA